A single genomic interval of Musa acuminata AAA Group cultivar baxijiao chromosome BXJ3-4, Cavendish_Baxijiao_AAA, whole genome shotgun sequence harbors:
- the LOC135635769 gene encoding PH, RCC1 and FYVE domains-containing protein 1-like, which produces MAENFERRTPSVREVEQAITALKKGAHLLKCGRRGKPKFCPFRLSTDEKILIWYSGEKEKHLNLDAVSKVISGQQTVNFLRQNQADKKNQSFSLVYENGQRSLDLICKDKEQAESWCLGLTALVSASHQPRILANIRSSRWAHTCANSPVGYVATNHNLGLLQGSAKLAKVRSLYGTPARSLLDKHLSDRMMNTSDEFYSPRQRTLSDIQSYLDKILPRLPHVVSYGEKEKKDSNLSKGQRMFPISKLSSSEHESPKIYVNDGLKDAFMWGKGVGGVDFSLPKLLDSTRALDVRNVSCGEKHAALVTKQGEVFCWGLENGGRLGHKVNMDAPYPKLVESLTCISVQRVACGAQCTFAIANSGEVYVWGDSNHGLDLSGDGHQTQWFPHRISGPLDGVFISRIACGEWHIAIVSSSGQLFTCGDGTFGVLGHGDVQSISQPKEVESLKGLRVKSVACGPWHTAAVVEIVVGHVKSNSPGGKLFTWGDNDKGRLGHVDKDRKLAPTCVASLVDCDFVQVSCGTTLTAALTVTGIVFTMGSSANGQLGNPHAEDVSIARVEGLLKSEFVKEISAGSFHVAVLTTKGKVYTWGRGGNGQLGLGDNKDRSAPTLVEFLEDRHVESVACGSNFTIVTCLHKFISSKDQLICTGCRMVFGFARKKHNCYNCGFMFCHPCSSNKVMNAALAPNKCKKYRVCNTCCTQLQTISEPRINMEISTPRPLLLTTEGYSDLRLKREPSFITEEKTFYRKLSAVEETKLAEADAESVREEKQNQHSGSPVIANQRWGHVPCPPQFIEHGRENSLKVVPISGQEFSDPFHVHARNSPPERKFKLSKASSLRKDLDNVDKIVREELLRLQTEAKSLTQKCQSKSRKLQQCKRKIEETWLLAKDEAEKCKAANAVIKILTTQINALTEKLSTRRQVSNIGSTVDANSTCCPAQTKFLRPEGEKLVFAYHHQCTDVHTSIKDQTSTSSYCDATVAATDAKNCRTKESKNERVEQVEVGVYVTFITLPSGQKGLNRVRFSRKHFSEKEAEIWWEENQRRVYSKYNIKSFVTPSTGKIDH; this is translated from the exons ATGGCTGAAAATTTCGAAAGAAGAACCCCCTCGGTCAGAGAAGTTGAACAG GCCATTACAGCTTTGAAGAAGGGTGCACATCTTCTGAAATGTGGAAGGAGAGGGAAGCCCAAATTCTGCCCTTTCAGGCTATCAACG GATGAGAAAATCTTAATCTGGTACTCGGGGGAGAAGGAAAAACACTTGAACTTGGATGCCGTTTCCAAAGTCATCTCCGGCCAGCAGACT GTAAATTTCCTGCGTCAGAATCAGGCAGATAAAAAGAATCAGTCCTTTTCACTTGTATATGAAAATGGTCAACGTTCGCTTGACTTG ATATGCAAAGACAAAGAACAAGCTGAATCTTGGTGTCTGGGTTTGACAGCCTTGGTATCAGCTTCTCATCAACCAAGAATTTTGGCTAACATAAGAAGTAGCAGATGGGCACACACTTGCGCCAACAGCCCTGTTGGCTATGTTGCAACGAATCATAACCTGGGGCTTCTCCAGGGTTCAGCTAAATTAGCAAAG gtGCGCAGTTTATACGGTACTCCTGCTCGATCTCTGCTAGATAAGCATTTATCAGATAGAATGATGAACACGTCTGATGAATTTTACTCTCCAAGACAAAGAACCTTATCGGATATACAATCTTATTTGGACAAAATACTACCTCGCCTGCCCCATGTGGTCTCTTATGgtgagaaggaaaagaaagacTCTAATTTGAGTAAAGGACAGAGAATGTTTCCAATTTCTAAGCTCAGCTCATCCGAACATGAATCTCCTAAGATATATGTCAATGACGGTTTAAAGGATGCCTTCATGTGGGGAAAAGGAGTAGGAGGTGTTGATTTTTCACTTCCCAAGCTATTGGATTCAACTAGAGCGCTCGATGTGAGGAACGTGTCCTGTGGGGAGAAGCATGCTGCTTTAGTTACTAAACAGGGTGAAGTCTTCTGTTGGGGCTTGGAAAATGGTGGAAGATTGGGTCATAAGGTCAATATGGATGCACCTTATCCTAAACTTGTCGAGTCTCTTACTTGTATCTCTGTACAAAGAGTTGCTTGTGGGGCACAGTGCACCTTTGCTATTGCAAATTCTGGTGAAGTTTATGTCTGGGGTGACAGCAACCATGGCCTTGATCTTTCCGGTGATGGCCACCAAACCCAGTGGTTTCCCCATAGAATATCTGGTCCTTTAGACGGTGTATTTATATCGAGGATCGCATGCGGTGAATGGCACATAGCAATAGTGTCTTCTTCTGGGCAGTTATTCACCTGTGGGGATGGAACATTTGGTGTTCTTGGTCATGGGGATGTACAAAGTATCTCTCAGCCAAAAGAAGTCGAGTCCTTGAAAGGGCTTAGAGTAAAATCAGTCGCGTGTGGACCATGGCATACTGCTGCTGTTGTTGAAATCGTAGTTGGTCATGTCAAAAGCAATTCTCCAGGTGGTAAACTATTCACTTGGGGCGACAACGATAAAGGGAGGCTTGGTCATGTAGATAAGGACAGGAAGCTTGCACCAACTTGCGTTGCTTCACTCGTGGATTGTGATTTTGTTCAAGTGTCCTGCGGAACTACGTTAACTGCTGCACTTACAGTTACTGGTATAGTTTTTACTATGGGAAGTTCAGCAAATGGGCAGTTAGGAAATCCTCATGCGGAGGATGTTTCGATAGCTAGAGTTGAAGGGTTGCTTAAAAGTGAGTTTGTCAAGGAGATATCTGCAGGTTCTTTTCATGTGGcagtgttgacgacaaagggaaaAGTGTATACTTGGGGGAGGGGTGGAAATGGACAACTTGGATTAGGTGATAATAAAGACAGAAGCGCCCCAACTCTGGTGGAGTTCTTGGAAGATAGACATGTCGAAAGTGTAGCCTGCGGTTCCAACTTCACAATTGTCACTTGTTTGCATAAATTTATCTCAAGCAAGGACCAGTTAATCTGCACAGGTTGCAGAATGGTTTTTGGCTTTGCTAGGAAGAAGCATAATTGCTACAATTGTGGTTTTATGTTTTGCCATCCCTGTAGCAGCAACAAGGTCATGAATGCAGCTCTGGCACCAAATAAATGCAAGAAGTATCGTGTTTGCAATACGTGCTGCACTCAGCTGCAAACAATTTCAGAACCTAGAATAAACATGGAAATCTCAACTCCTAGACCATTACTGCTAACAACTGAGGGATATTCTGATCTAAGGTTAAAGAGGGAACCTTCATTCATCACTGAAGAAAAAACATTTTATCGTAAATTATCAGCTGTTGAGGAAACTAAACTAGCAGAAGCAGATGCAGAATCTGTGCGTGAAGAAAAGCAGAATCAACATTCAGGTTCACCAGTCATAGCAAATCAAAGGTGGGGACACGTGCCATGCCCCCCACAGTTCATTGAACATGGTAGAGAGAACTCCTTGAAAGTGGTTCCTATTTCAGGACAAGAGTTTTCTGATCCTTTTCATGTTCATGCACGGAATTCTCCACCGGAGAGGAAATTTAAACTATCCAAAGCTAGCAGCTTGAGAAAAGATCTAGACAATGTGGATAAGATAGTGAGAGAAGAACTACTGCGACTTCAAACTGAG GCTAAATCCCTGACTCAAAAATGCCAAAGTAAAAGTCGGAAACTCCAACAGTGTAAACGTAAAATTGAGGAAACCTGGTTGCTGGCAAAGGATGAAGCTGAAAAGTGCAAAGCTGCAAATGCTGTAATAAAGATTCTAACCACTCAG ATAAATGCTTTGACAGAGAAGCTTTCAACAAGGAGGCAAGTAAGTAATATTGGATCCACTGTTGATGCCAACAGCACATGTTGCCCTGCCCAAACGAAGTTTTTGAGGCCTGAAGGTGAAAAGTTGGTCTTTGCATACCATCACCAGTGTACAGATGTACATACAAGCATTAAGGACCAGACTTCCACAAGCTCATACTGTGATGCAACCGTAGCTGCAACAGATGCAAAAAACTGTCGAACCAAGGAATCAAAGAATGAACGGGTGGAGCAAGTTGAAGTTGGTGTATATGTTACCTTCATTACTTTGCCAAGTGGCCAGAAGGGCCTCAATCGCGTAAGGTTTAG CCGGAAACATTTTAGTGAGAAGGAAGCTGAGATATGGTGGGAGGAGAATCAGAGGAGAGTATATTCAAAATACAACATCAAGAGTTTTGTGACACCATCTACTGGTAAAATAGACCATTAA
- the LOC103992698 gene encoding uncharacterized protein LOC103992698 isoform X1, which produces MGRAKKTRKFAVMKKLVSSKTLKKYKEEILNPKKKDPEKENLPRNVPSVSSALFFKYNTALGPPYMVIVDTNFINFSIQNKLDLEKGMMDCLYAKCTPCITDCVMAELEKLGQKYRVALRIAKDPRFERLPCTHKGTYADDCIVDRVTQHKCYIVATCDRDLKRRIRKIPGVPIMYITRHKYSIERLPEATIGGAPRI; this is translated from the exons ATGGGGAGGGCGAAGAAAACCCGCAAATTTGCGGTCATGAAGAAGCTCGTCAGCTCGAAAACCCTCAAGAA gtacaaggaagagattctgAACCCTAAGAAGAAGGATCCCGAGAAGGAGAATCTGCCCCGCAATGT CCCGAGCGTATCTTCGGCGCTGTTCTTTAAATACAACACCGCACTTGGTCCGCCTTACATGGTCATCGTGGATACCAATTTTATCAACTTCTCCATACAAAATAAG ttggatttggagaagggcATGATGGATTGCCTTTATGCAAAAT GCACTCCTTGCATTACTGACTGCGTGATGGCTGAGCTTGAAAAGTTGGGACAGAAATATCGTGTAGCTTTACG TATTGCAAAAGATCCTAGGTTTGAAAGGCTACCTTGCACACATAAAGGGACTTATGCTGATGACTGCATTGTTGACAGGGTTACTCAG cACAAGTGTTATATTGTTGCAACGTGCGATAGAGACTTGAAGCGAAGGATACGCAAG ATTCCTGGCGTGCCTATCATGTACATCACACGACACAAGTACTCAATCGAGCGGCTACCAGAAGCAACAATCGGTGGAG CTCCAAGAATTTGA
- the LOC103992698 gene encoding uncharacterized protein LOC103992698 isoform X2 yields MGRAKKTRKFAVMKKLVSSKTLKKYKEEILNPKKKDPEKENLPRNVPSVSSALFFKYNTALGPPYMVIVDTNFINFSIQNKLDLEKGMMDCLYAKCTPCITDCVMAELENIAKDPRFERLPCTHKGTYADDCIVDRVTQHKCYIVATCDRDLKRRIRKIPGVPIMYITRHKYSIERLPEATIGGAPRI; encoded by the exons ATGGGGAGGGCGAAGAAAACCCGCAAATTTGCGGTCATGAAGAAGCTCGTCAGCTCGAAAACCCTCAAGAA gtacaaggaagagattctgAACCCTAAGAAGAAGGATCCCGAGAAGGAGAATCTGCCCCGCAATGT CCCGAGCGTATCTTCGGCGCTGTTCTTTAAATACAACACCGCACTTGGTCCGCCTTACATGGTCATCGTGGATACCAATTTTATCAACTTCTCCATACAAAATAAG ttggatttggagaagggcATGATGGATTGCCTTTATGCAAAAT GCACTCCTTGCATTACTGACTGCGTGATGGCTGAGCTTGAAAA TATTGCAAAAGATCCTAGGTTTGAAAGGCTACCTTGCACACATAAAGGGACTTATGCTGATGACTGCATTGTTGACAGGGTTACTCAG cACAAGTGTTATATTGTTGCAACGTGCGATAGAGACTTGAAGCGAAGGATACGCAAG ATTCCTGGCGTGCCTATCATGTACATCACACGACACAAGTACTCAATCGAGCGGCTACCAGAAGCAACAATCGGTGGAG CTCCAAGAATTTGA
- the LOC103992916 gene encoding expansin-like A1, whose product MGGGSVFLFFLVFLLFSSATACGGCVHQATAAHFTSFSALSVGACGYGSMALGFSGGYVAAASSALYRGGVGCGACFQVRCKNTKICSSRGVEVIITDLNKSNDTDLVLSRPAYVAMARRGMAKSLIKLGIVDVEYKRIPCEYSNKNLSIRVEEKSKRPNSLTIKFLHQGGQTDIVAVDVAQVGSSNWQFMSREYGPVWSTDRAPVGPLQLRMVVTGGYDGKWVWAQKEVLPVHWKIGSVYDLGVQIGDIAREGCLNGHTEGWK is encoded by the exons ATGGGCGGTGGCTCTGTCTTCCTGTTCTTTCTTGTCTTCCTTCTTTTCTCCTCTGCTACGGCCTGTGGCGGGTGCGTGCATCAAGCCACGGCTGCCCACTTCACCTCCTTCTCCGCTTTATCTG TTGGGGCTTGTGGATATGGCTCCATGGCTTTGGGCTTCAGCGGAGGCTACGTTGCTGCTGCAAGCTCTGCTCTTTACAGAGGCGGGGTTGGCTGCGGAGCATGTTTCCAG GTGAGATGTAAGAACACGAAGATATGCAGCAGTCGAGGGGTCGAAGTGATCATTACGGACCTCAACAAGAGCAACGACACCGACTTGGTTCTCAGCAGGCCGGCTTATGTCGCCATGGCACGACGTGGGATGGCCAAATCGCTGATAAAACTTGGCATCGTGGATGTGGAATACAAAAG GATTCCATGTGAGTACAGCAACAAGAACTTGTCCATTAGGGTGGAAGAGAAGAGCAAAAGGCCAAACTCTTTGACCATCAAGTTCCTCCACCAGGGGGGTCAGACTGACATCGTGGCGGTGGATGTGGCGCAG GTCGGGTCGTCGAATTGGCAATTCATGAGCAGGGAGTACGGACCAGTGTGGAGCACCGACCGAGCGCCGGTCGGCCCGCTGCAGCTGAGAATGGTGGTGACGGGCGGCTACGATGGGAAGTGGGTTTGGGCTCAGAAAGAGGTCCTGCCGGTTCACTGGAAGATCGGCTCGGTCTACGACTTAGGGGTTCAGATCGGTGACATTGCTCGAGAGGGATGCTTGAACGGGCACACGGAAGGCTGGAAGTGA
- the LOC103993009 gene encoding auxin-responsive protein SAUR36-like: MVSPRKLIKMVGEAKISLLSGGDDGGGSSRRASVARKGHFAAYTRDGRRFLIPIAYLNSSVFKELLRKSEEEFGLPVGDSRITLPCDAAYMEHVVASLRDASLKRWNKPCAAPLLPTGAASCSIDMTRKKRALLRHG; the protein is encoded by the coding sequence ATGGTTAGCCCGAGGAAGCTCATCAAGATGGTAGGTGAGGCAAAGATCTCGTTGctcagtggtggagatgacggtggtggCAGCTCTCGGAGGGCATCGGTGGCTCGAAAGGGCCACTTCGCCGCGTACACGAGGGACGGGCGGCGTTTCCTGATCCCGATAGCTTATCTCAACAGCAGCGTCTTCAAGGAGCTGCTCCGGAAGTCGGAGGAGGAGTTCGGGCTGCCGGTCGGCGACAGCCGCATCACGCTGCCGTGCGACGCGGCGTACATGGAGCACGTCGTGGCGTCGCTCAGAGACGCATCCCTCAAGAGGTGGAACAAGCCTTGTGCGGCTCCCTTACTCCCCACCGGTGCCGCTTCTTGCTCGATCGACATGACTCGGAAGAAGCGTGCACTGCTTCGCCATGGCTGA